A stretch of the Halorussus vallis genome encodes the following:
- a CDS encoding orc1/cdc6 family replication initiation protein — MSSFSFDRDNSLYKNRDALLEEYTPNNLVGRDDELEEYHAALQPIINGEAPSNIFLYGKSGVGKTAATRFLLNRLQDDAAKYDDISLDVIEINCDGLNSSYQVAVRLVNTLRDPSSQISNTGYPQAQVYSFLWEELDQLGGTIIVVLDEVDHINDNSILYQIPRARSNGYLEDAKIGLIGISNDLSFRDSLSAKVRSSLCEKEVSFPPYDATELQKVLSQREQVAFHEGALAEDVIPLCAAYGAQDAGDARQALDLLLEAGDLARKEAVEQVINHHVQEAREKLERDRIMEGVADLTEHARLILYALTSLEAEENTPARSRDIRPRYEQLCNHVGTEPLTSRRMRDHLADLAMLGVISSTEKNEGMSGGKYREHALKQDLQLVVSALEETIEFAGVHESIRPYYQSTFDEVEN, encoded by the coding sequence ATGTCATCGTTCAGTTTCGACCGGGACAACTCCCTCTATAAAAACCGGGACGCGCTCTTGGAGGAGTACACCCCGAACAATCTCGTCGGGCGGGACGACGAACTCGAGGAGTACCACGCCGCGCTCCAGCCGATAATCAACGGCGAGGCGCCCTCGAACATCTTCCTGTACGGCAAGAGCGGCGTGGGGAAGACGGCCGCGACCCGGTTCCTCCTGAATCGACTGCAGGACGACGCCGCGAAGTACGACGATATCTCGCTCGACGTCATCGAGATCAACTGCGACGGCCTCAACTCGAGTTACCAAGTGGCCGTCCGCCTGGTCAACACGCTTCGGGACCCCTCGTCTCAGATCAGCAACACCGGCTACCCGCAGGCGCAGGTCTACAGTTTCCTCTGGGAGGAACTCGACCAGCTCGGCGGCACCATCATCGTCGTGCTGGACGAGGTCGACCACATCAACGACAACTCCATCCTCTACCAGATTCCGCGCGCCCGGAGCAACGGCTACCTCGAAGACGCCAAGATCGGCCTCATCGGTATCTCCAACGACCTCTCGTTCCGCGACTCGCTGTCGGCGAAGGTTCGCTCGTCGCTGTGCGAGAAGGAAGTCTCGTTCCCGCCGTACGACGCCACCGAACTCCAGAAGGTCCTCAGCCAGCGCGAGCAGGTCGCCTTCCACGAGGGGGCGCTCGCCGAGGACGTGATTCCGCTCTGTGCCGCCTACGGCGCCCAGGACGCCGGTGACGCCCGCCAGGCGCTCGACCTCCTGCTCGAAGCGGGCGATCTCGCCCGGAAGGAGGCGGTCGAACAGGTCATCAACCACCACGTCCAGGAAGCCCGCGAGAAACTCGAACGCGACCGCATCATGGAGGGGGTCGCCGACCTGACCGAACACGCCCGACTCATCCTCTACGCGCTGACCTCCCTGGAAGCCGAGGAGAACACCCCCGCGCGCTCGCGCGACATCCGCCCGCGCTACGAGCAACTGTGCAACCACGTCGGCACCGAACCGCTCACCAGTCGCCGGATGCGCGACCATCTCGCCGACCTCGCGATGCTCGGGGTCATCTCCTCGACCGAGAAGAACGAGGGGATGTCGGGCGGGAAGTACCGCGAACACGCCCTCAAACAGGACCTCCAACTGGTCGTCAGTGCGCTCGAAGAAACAATCGAGTTCGCGGGCGTCCACGAGAGCATCCGACCCTACTACCAGTCGACCTTCGACGAAGTCGAGAACTAA
- a CDS encoding response regulator, producing MLNAPPRVLHVEDNDFFAKVTAGVLDDEYGIRVRTVDGAEAALERLERETFDCIVSDYEMPGMDGLELLDAVRESFPEIPFILLTGGGSERIASKAISAGVTDYLRKGVGKEQFTVLANRIENAIARRRAERLANRLIDVNDHIWDASQAVLRATSREDIAETLCEQLTTASPYLLSWVGKYDEETDAVRPQAAAGIDVGRLEPVPLAGDGDDGRVNASIREAVASAEIRVQRPVEPTPAPKRASDLDADYCAVAVIPLVYEDRPYGVLVVWSDDRRAFGETERQILSKFGEAVAYAVDSVRTRKELVRREQRLQVFNRILRHNLRNDLNVVLGHAENIGDEHPDAEREADIIRRKASELIEISEKAREVGKTLDADDRTRRQVDLATCVERTCAEFRQTYPDADVTADLPDAVTVYADKTLEAAIGEVLENAIEHNDRERPTVTLSVSAAGGNDEWVELTVADDGPGIPEEERTVLVEGEETALHHGSGLGLWLANWIVGKFGGELRFATAETGVEAEAATDEADRDAAETDETTASGGVVTLRLQRADADS from the coding sequence ATGCTCAACGCGCCGCCCCGCGTGCTTCACGTCGAGGACAACGACTTCTTCGCGAAGGTGACGGCCGGAGTCCTCGACGACGAGTACGGCATTCGAGTCCGGACGGTCGACGGCGCGGAGGCGGCGCTCGAACGACTCGAACGCGAAACGTTCGACTGCATCGTCAGCGACTACGAGATGCCCGGGATGGACGGCCTCGAACTGCTCGACGCGGTTCGAGAGTCGTTTCCCGAGATACCGTTCATCCTGCTTACGGGCGGCGGAAGCGAGCGAATCGCGAGCAAGGCCATCTCGGCGGGCGTCACCGACTACCTCCGGAAGGGCGTGGGCAAAGAGCAGTTCACCGTCCTCGCCAACCGCATCGAGAACGCCATCGCGCGACGCCGGGCCGAGCGACTGGCGAACCGCCTCATCGACGTCAACGACCACATCTGGGACGCGAGCCAGGCGGTCCTCCGCGCGACGTCGCGCGAGGACATCGCCGAGACGCTCTGCGAGCAACTCACGACCGCCTCGCCGTACCTGCTGTCGTGGGTGGGGAAGTACGACGAGGAGACGGACGCCGTCCGACCGCAGGCCGCCGCGGGGATAGACGTCGGACGCCTCGAACCGGTCCCGCTCGCCGGCGACGGTGACGACGGGCGCGTGAACGCTTCGATTCGGGAGGCGGTGGCGAGCGCCGAGATTCGGGTCCAGCGACCGGTCGAGCCGACCCCGGCGCCGAAACGCGCGTCCGACCTCGACGCCGACTACTGCGCGGTGGCGGTGATTCCGCTCGTGTACGAGGACCGTCCGTACGGCGTTCTCGTCGTCTGGTCCGACGATAGACGCGCGTTCGGCGAAACCGAGCGACAGATCCTCTCGAAGTTCGGGGAGGCCGTCGCCTACGCCGTCGATTCGGTTCGTACCCGCAAGGAACTGGTCCGCCGGGAGCAGCGACTCCAGGTGTTCAATCGTATCCTCCGGCACAACCTCCGCAACGACCTCAACGTCGTGCTCGGCCACGCCGAGAACATCGGCGACGAGCACCCCGACGCCGAGCGCGAGGCGGACATCATCCGGCGGAAGGCGAGCGAACTCATCGAGATCAGCGAGAAGGCCCGCGAGGTCGGCAAGACCCTCGACGCCGACGACCGGACCAGACGCCAGGTCGACCTCGCGACCTGCGTCGAGCGGACCTGCGCCGAGTTCCGCCAGACGTACCCGGACGCCGACGTGACCGCCGACCTCCCCGACGCGGTGACGGTCTACGCCGACAAGACCCTTGAGGCGGCCATCGGCGAGGTCCTGGAGAACGCCATCGAGCACAACGACCGCGAACGTCCGACGGTGACGTTGTCGGTTTCGGCGGCCGGCGGGAACGACGAGTGGGTGGAGTTGACCGTCGCCGACGACGGCCCCGGCATCCCCGAGGAGGAGCGGACGGTGCTGGTCGAGGGCGAGGAAACCGCGCTCCACCACGGGAGCGGGCTAGGACTCTGGCTCGCGAACTGGATAGTCGGGAAGTTCGGCGGGGAACTGCGGTTCGCGACCGCCGAGACGGGAGTCGAGGCGGAGGCCGCGACCGACGAAGCCGACCGCGACGCTGCCGAAACCGACGAAACCACCGCCTCCGGCGGCGTCGTCACGCTCCGACTCCAACGCGCCGACGCCGATTCGTGA
- a CDS encoding ThuA domain-containing protein: MTRVTVWNEFRHEQEDEEVREVYPDGIHAVVADALAERGFEVETATLDEPEHGLTDDVLAETDVLTWWGHDAHEEVEDEVVERVRERVLDGMGLVVLHSGHFSKLFKRLMGTSCDLKYREAGETERIWMIEPSHPIAAGLPESFEIPETEMYGERFDVPAPETLVFTSWFEGGEVFRSGCCYRRGAGKIFYFRPGHETYPVYRQPEVRRILGNAVEWAAETDGPTPSFGKSED, translated from the coding sequence ATGACCCGCGTCACCGTCTGGAACGAGTTCCGCCACGAGCAGGAGGACGAGGAGGTCCGGGAGGTCTACCCCGACGGCATCCACGCGGTCGTCGCCGACGCGCTCGCGGAGCGCGGGTTCGAGGTCGAAACCGCCACGCTGGACGAACCCGAGCACGGCCTGACCGACGACGTGCTGGCCGAAACCGACGTGCTGACCTGGTGGGGTCACGACGCCCACGAGGAGGTCGAGGACGAGGTCGTCGAGCGGGTCCGCGAACGCGTCCTGGACGGGATGGGACTGGTCGTGCTCCACTCGGGGCACTTCTCGAAGCTCTTCAAGCGGCTGATGGGCACGAGCTGCGACCTCAAGTACCGGGAGGCGGGCGAAACAGAACGAATCTGGATGATAGAACCCAGCCACCCCATCGCGGCGGGACTGCCCGAGTCGTTCGAGATTCCCGAGACGGAGATGTACGGCGAGCGCTTCGACGTGCCCGCCCCCGAGACGCTCGTGTTCACGAGTTGGTTCGAGGGCGGCGAGGTGTTCAGGAGCGGTTGTTGCTACCGGCGGGGCGCGGGCAAGATATTCTACTTCCGGCCCGGCCACGAGACGTACCCTGTCTATCGCCAGCCCGAGGTGCGGCGGATACTCGGCAACGCCGTCGAGTGGGCCGCGGAAACCGACGGACCGACGCCTTCGTTCGGTAAGTCCGAGGACTGA
- a CDS encoding MBL fold metallo-hydrolase, translating into MKRIQLGNTVFEGQNDAYLLGVEPGATTTLVDTGVATPDVREQLRDGLAEHGVEFSDLDAIFLTHWHHDHAGLAGELQRESGATVYAHEADAPVIEDPSASHEAQADELGLFDDWGMPKDARDELTAFLELHEEIRGESPTVETVGDGDRFDLGDVELEVVHLPGHAAGLAGYAFDGESGRELFAGDALLPKYTPNVGGADPRVEDPLGTYLASLDRLVEAEYARAWPGHRDPIDDPAGRAREIRTHHRERTENVLAVLRERGIADAWTVSADLFGDLSEIHILHGPGEAWAHLDHLERHGVVENTDEGYELVEERPDLDSLFSDGTEARSEMNER; encoded by the coding sequence GTGAAACGGATTCAACTGGGGAACACCGTCTTCGAGGGCCAGAACGACGCCTACCTCCTCGGCGTCGAACCGGGCGCGACGACGACGCTGGTCGACACGGGCGTGGCCACGCCCGACGTGCGCGAGCAGTTGCGCGACGGACTGGCGGAACACGGCGTCGAGTTCTCGGACCTCGACGCCATCTTCCTCACCCACTGGCACCACGACCACGCCGGCCTGGCGGGGGAACTCCAACGCGAGAGCGGCGCGACCGTCTACGCCCACGAGGCCGACGCGCCGGTGATCGAGGACCCGTCGGCGAGCCACGAGGCCCAGGCCGACGAGCTGGGGCTGTTCGACGACTGGGGGATGCCGAAGGACGCGCGGGACGAACTTACGGCGTTTCTCGAACTCCACGAGGAGATTCGGGGCGAGTCGCCGACCGTCGAAACGGTCGGCGACGGCGACCGCTTCGACCTCGGGGACGTCGAACTCGAAGTGGTCCACCTGCCGGGCCACGCCGCCGGACTCGCGGGCTACGCCTTCGACGGCGAGTCGGGCCGCGAACTGTTCGCCGGCGACGCGCTGCTGCCCAAGTACACGCCGAACGTCGGCGGCGCCGACCCTCGCGTCGAGGACCCGCTGGGAACCTACCTCGCGTCGCTCGACCGGCTCGTCGAAGCGGAGTACGCGCGTGCGTGGCCCGGCCACCGCGACCCCATCGACGACCCCGCGGGTCGCGCCCGCGAGATTCGCACCCACCACCGCGAGCGCACCGAGAACGTGCTCGCGGTTCTGCGCGAGCGCGGCATCGCCGACGCCTGGACGGTCAGCGCCGACCTGTTCGGCGACCTCTCGGAGATTCACATCCTCCACGGACCGGGCGAGGCGTGGGCCCACCTCGACCACCTCGAACGCCACGGCGTCGTCGAGAACACCGACGAAGGGTACGAACTCGTCGAGGAGCGGCCCGACCTCGACTCGCTGTTCTCGGACGGGACCGAGGCGCGGTCGGAGATGAACGAGCGATGA
- a CDS encoding acyl-CoA thioesterase/bile acid-CoA:amino acid N-acyltransferase family protein — protein sequence MASHRGFARRDVLSLIAGAGALSIAGCSGADGDPSFAVPRSALIDEPISVEVNGLEPRASVVVRAGANARDGTKWEARARFEADDTGTVAVSERAPVEGSYEGADPMGLFWSKRPADAPPGEPLAPATVFAPPERGYDVALTAEVDGETVAEATTTRRLFDPDIRRQTVESDGLVGEFFSPPGDDPVPGVVHLHGAGGEPHLATGRLLASRGFATLALRYFGDPEPIPNTLVEVPVEYVATAMEWLRNRERVAGPDVGLFGFSRGGPLALLAASHFDGVGAVAGWVPSGIAWEGLGYGRTPAGTSAWSLGGEPVPFLELADADPGPPPAPSLPYYEPALSNASEDERAAATVPVENADAPIYLVSVTDDRRWPSTRLSERVVSRLDVAGYPHQYRHDVQPGAGHYLRFPYLPTAGTARDRYNVYGGDQVANAMACETAWSETLSFLGDTLGG from the coding sequence ATGGCCTCGCACCGCGGCTTTGCCAGACGCGACGTCCTGAGCCTAATCGCCGGCGCAGGGGCTCTCTCGATAGCGGGATGTAGTGGGGCCGACGGTGACCCGTCGTTCGCGGTTCCGCGGTCGGCGTTGATCGACGAACCGATCTCCGTCGAGGTGAACGGCCTCGAACCGCGAGCCTCGGTGGTCGTCCGGGCCGGCGCGAACGCGCGAGACGGCACTAAGTGGGAGGCCCGCGCTCGGTTCGAGGCCGACGACACGGGAACGGTGGCCGTCTCCGAACGGGCGCCGGTCGAGGGAAGCTACGAGGGCGCCGACCCGATGGGGCTGTTCTGGTCGAAGCGACCGGCCGACGCACCCCCGGGCGAACCGCTCGCGCCGGCGACGGTGTTCGCCCCGCCCGAGCGAGGCTACGACGTCGCACTCACCGCCGAGGTGGACGGCGAGACGGTGGCCGAAGCGACGACGACGCGACGACTGTTCGACCCCGACATCCGCCGACAAACGGTCGAGAGCGACGGTTTGGTCGGGGAGTTCTTCTCGCCGCCGGGCGACGACCCCGTCCCCGGCGTCGTCCACCTCCACGGCGCGGGCGGCGAACCGCACCTGGCGACCGGGCGACTGCTGGCGTCTCGCGGGTTCGCGACCCTGGCGCTCCGGTACTTCGGCGACCCCGAACCGATTCCGAACACGCTCGTCGAGGTGCCGGTCGAGTACGTCGCGACGGCGATGGAGTGGCTCCGGAACCGCGAGCGCGTCGCCGGCCCCGACGTCGGTCTGTTCGGGTTCTCTCGGGGCGGACCGCTGGCGCTGCTCGCGGCGAGTCACTTCGATGGGGTCGGCGCCGTCGCGGGGTGGGTGCCGAGCGGAATCGCCTGGGAGGGACTCGGTTACGGGCGGACGCCGGCCGGCACCTCGGCGTGGTCGCTCGGCGGCGAACCGGTCCCGTTCCTCGAACTGGCCGACGCCGACCCGGGACCGCCGCCCGCCCCGTCGCTCCCGTACTACGAACCGGCGCTCTCGAACGCGAGCGAGGACGAACGGGCGGCCGCGACCGTCCCGGTCGAGAACGCCGACGCGCCGATTTACCTGGTGTCGGTGACCGACGACCGGCGGTGGCCGTCGACGCGACTCTCCGAGCGTGTCGTCTCCCGCCTCGACGTGGCGGGGTACCCTCACCAGTACCGACACGACGTCCAGCCCGGCGCGGGACACTACCTCCGGTTTCCCTACCTTCCGACGGCCGGGACCGCGCGGGACCGGTACAACGTCTACGGCGGCGACCAGGTGGCGAACGCCATGGCGTGCGAGACGGCGTGGTCCGAGACGCTGTCGTTTCTCGGAGACACGCTGGGCGGCTGA
- a CDS encoding GerW family sporulation protein, translating to MSVPGIDTIVERLQHSANVRNVYGDPIERGDRTVVPVARVTYGFGGGFGRGPDEERSRRTRTSATESESVGEGGGIGGGASATPVGALEITDGETRFVRFDRGRTFGLLAAAFAAGVLVGRGRRK from the coding sequence ATGAGCGTTCCAGGAATCGACACCATCGTCGAACGGTTACAGCACAGCGCGAACGTCAGAAACGTCTACGGCGACCCGATAGAGCGCGGCGACCGGACGGTGGTGCCGGTCGCGCGCGTCACCTACGGGTTCGGCGGCGGGTTCGGTCGCGGCCCCGACGAGGAGCGGTCGCGACGAACCCGGACGTCGGCCACCGAATCGGAGTCGGTCGGCGAGGGAGGAGGCATCGGGGGCGGCGCGAGCGCCACTCCGGTCGGCGCGCTCGAAATCACCGATGGCGAGACGCGGTTCGTCCGGTTCGACCGCGGGCGGACGTTCGGACTGCTCGCGGCCGCGTTCGCCGCGGGCGTGCTCGTCGGGCGCGGACGCCGGAAATAG
- a CDS encoding uracil-DNA glycosylase family protein, with product MKNVTDRTSNPFGMRPPCRHDCDGTVRRAVHGYGDANADFHLVGDHPGVHGGRTTGVPFTGSVAGERIQPILNEVGLVGDAYSDEPAVANLFLSYLHSCCLPEGREPTAAEYDDLERFFDAELRAIAAHVLLPVGERATRHVLREYTAREAVLDSRGMAALHADHVPGRGFLVVPVREPTEWDDGDGERLAESLADLLASDYRQTADLSRFLASDETYEVR from the coding sequence GTGAAGAACGTCACGGACAGAACGAGCAACCCCTTCGGGATGCGACCCCCGTGTCGCCACGACTGCGACGGCACGGTTCGCCGGGCGGTCCACGGATACGGCGACGCCAACGCCGACTTCCACCTTGTCGGCGACCACCCCGGAGTCCACGGCGGTCGGACGACCGGCGTGCCGTTCACCGGGAGCGTCGCGGGCGAGCGAATCCAGCCGATTCTGAACGAGGTCGGCCTGGTCGGCGACGCCTACAGCGACGAACCGGCGGTGGCGAACCTCTTTCTCTCGTACCTCCACTCGTGCTGTCTCCCGGAGGGTCGCGAACCGACCGCGGCGGAGTACGACGACCTCGAACGCTTCTTCGACGCCGAACTCAGGGCCATCGCGGCCCACGTCCTCCTGCCGGTCGGCGAACGGGCGACCCGCCACGTCCTCCGGGAGTACACCGCCCGAGAGGCGGTGCTCGACTCGCGGGGGATGGCCGCGCTCCACGCCGACCACGTCCCGGGACGGGGGTTCCTGGTCGTCCCGGTTCGCGAACCGACCGAGTGGGACGACGGCGACGGCGAGCGACTCGCCGAGTCGCTCGCCGACCTGCTGGCCTCCGACTACCGCCAGACCGCCGACCTGAGCCGATTCCTGGCGAGCGACGAGACGTACGAAGTGCGGTAG
- a CDS encoding DUF5786 family protein, translated as MGFGSYDESEQQDQENDIDEDGAVNVHEHDHEGEVSVESDASPDELIDRLQDIKDDD; from the coding sequence ATGGGTTTCGGTAGCTACGACGAGTCTGAACAGCAGGACCAGGAGAACGACATCGACGAGGACGGCGCAGTCAACGTCCACGAACACGACCACGAGGGCGAGGTTTCGGTGGAGTCCGACGCCTCCCCGGACGAACTCATCGACCGCCTGCAGGACATCAAGGACGACGACTGA
- the tuf gene encoding translation elongation factor EF-1 subunit alpha, giving the protein MADKPHQNLAIIGHVDHGKSTLVGRLLFETGSIPEHVIEQHKAEAEEKGKGGFEFAYVMDNLAEERERGVTIDIAHQEFQTDEYYFTIVDTPGHRDFVKNMITGASQADNAVLVVAADDGVAPQTQEHVFLARTLGINELIVAVNKMDAVDYEENRYREVVSEVKDLLKQVRFDTDDAEFIPISALEGDNIVERSDNTPWYDGELVLEALNDLEAPEPPTDAPLRLPIQDVYTISGIGTVPVGRVETGMLNTGDNVSFQPSDVGGEVKTIEMHHEEVPEAGPGDNVGFNVRGVGKDDIHRGDVCGPADDPPSVAETFTAQIVVMQHPSVITDGYTPVFHAHTAQVACTMESIDQKIDPASGEVKEENPDFIQSGDAAVVTVRPQKPLSIEPSSEIPELGSFAVRDMGQTIAAGRVLEVNERQ; this is encoded by the coding sequence ATGGCAGACAAACCGCATCAGAATCTGGCCATCATCGGCCACGTAGACCACGGAAAGAGCACGCTGGTCGGACGACTCCTCTTCGAGACGGGGTCGATTCCCGAGCACGTCATCGAACAGCACAAGGCGGAAGCCGAGGAGAAGGGCAAGGGCGGCTTCGAGTTCGCCTACGTCATGGACAACCTCGCGGAGGAACGCGAGCGCGGGGTGACCATCGACATTGCCCACCAGGAGTTCCAGACCGACGAGTACTACTTCACCATCGTGGACACGCCCGGCCACCGCGACTTCGTGAAGAACATGATCACGGGCGCGTCCCAGGCCGACAACGCGGTTCTGGTCGTGGCGGCCGACGACGGCGTCGCGCCCCAGACCCAGGAGCACGTCTTCCTCGCCCGCACGCTCGGCATCAACGAACTCATCGTCGCGGTGAACAAGATGGACGCGGTCGACTACGAGGAGAACCGCTACCGCGAGGTGGTTTCGGAAGTCAAGGACCTGCTGAAACAGGTCCGGTTCGATACCGACGACGCCGAGTTCATCCCGATTTCGGCGCTCGAGGGGGACAACATCGTCGAGCGCAGCGACAACACGCCGTGGTACGACGGCGAACTCGTCCTCGAAGCGCTCAACGACCTCGAAGCGCCCGAACCGCCGACCGACGCGCCGCTCCGACTGCCCATCCAGGACGTCTACACCATCTCGGGCATCGGGACGGTGCCGGTCGGCCGGGTGGAGACGGGGATGCTGAACACCGGCGACAACGTCTCGTTCCAACCGAGCGACGTCGGCGGCGAGGTCAAGACCATCGAGATGCACCACGAGGAGGTGCCCGAGGCGGGACCGGGCGACAACGTCGGGTTCAACGTCCGGGGCGTCGGCAAGGACGACATCCACCGCGGCGACGTCTGCGGTCCGGCGGACGACCCGCCGAGCGTCGCCGAAACGTTCACTGCCCAGATCGTCGTGATGCAGCACCCGTCGGTCATCACCGACGGTTACACGCCGGTCTTCCACGCCCACACCGCCCAGGTCGCGTGCACGATGGAGTCCATCGACCAGAAGATAGACCCCGCGAGCGGCGAGGTCAAGGAGGAGAATCCCGACTTCATCCAGTCGGGCGACGCCGCCGTCGTCACGGTCCGACCCCAGAAGCCGCTCAGCATCGAACCGTCGAGCGAGATTCCCGAACTCGGGAGTTTCGCGGTGCGCGACATGGGCCAGACCATCGCGGCGGGCCGCGTCCTGGAGGTCAACGAGCGTCAGTGA
- a CDS encoding MFS transporter, which produces MTRGRTVGFVAGLFLLSTAGGAYEIAPASVLPLVRKSLDVGPAAAGWLVSVMYATAVAASIPVGVALDRTDVRRAVSAAAAALLIAGGWGWYAAVTGSYWGLVASRILGGFAYVVFWNAGANLVGQAVGPDVRATAVGVFTASAPVGFALGQFGSPLVAARFGWPATLPVFAAIAAVGVAVFLAATQGRGLAIEADAPTWSGVVRLFTDRDAWTLSTLSFLAFSLYLFLNSWLPSYLSDELGLSLATGGLLTAALPAVGVLSRTGGGVLSDRLFDGRRRPVAVLSFVVSAPAVVGFVFTGDLWAVVALVVVAGFSVQLTMGLLYTYVSEIVPASVRTTAVSMLTSVGLFGAFVAPIAAGAVIDRFGYRAAFLVGGAVALVGVALARRAPEVR; this is translated from the coding sequence ATGACGCGGGGCCGGACGGTCGGGTTCGTCGCGGGACTGTTCCTGCTGTCGACCGCCGGCGGTGCGTACGAGATAGCGCCGGCGAGCGTGCTCCCGCTGGTCCGGAAGTCGCTCGATGTCGGGCCGGCCGCGGCGGGGTGGCTCGTGAGCGTGATGTACGCGACCGCGGTGGCCGCCAGCATCCCGGTCGGCGTCGCGCTCGACCGGACAGACGTCCGCCGGGCCGTCTCCGCGGCCGCGGCGGCGCTGCTGATCGCGGGCGGGTGGGGCTGGTACGCCGCCGTCACCGGGTCGTACTGGGGCCTGGTCGCCTCGCGGATTCTCGGAGGGTTCGCGTACGTCGTCTTCTGGAACGCCGGCGCGAACCTGGTCGGCCAGGCCGTCGGACCGGACGTCCGGGCGACGGCGGTCGGAGTATTCACCGCGAGCGCGCCGGTCGGCTTCGCGCTCGGCCAGTTCGGAAGCCCGCTCGTCGCGGCCCGGTTCGGGTGGCCGGCGACCCTGCCCGTCTTTGCGGCCATCGCGGCGGTCGGCGTCGCGGTCTTCCTGGCGGCGACGCAGGGCCGGGGCCTCGCCATCGAGGCCGACGCCCCCACGTGGTCGGGCGTCGTCCGACTGTTCACCGACCGCGACGCCTGGACGCTCTCGACGCTGAGTTTCCTCGCGTTCTCGCTCTACCTGTTCCTCAATAGCTGGCTTCCGAGCTACCTGAGCGACGAACTCGGCCTGTCGCTGGCGACCGGCGGCCTGCTAACAGCCGCACTCCCCGCAGTCGGCGTCCTGTCGCGGACCGGCGGCGGCGTCCTCTCCGATAGGCTGTTCGACGGTCGGCGCCGGCCCGTGGCGGTGCTGTCGTTCGTCGTCTCCGCCCCGGCCGTGGTGGGGTTCGTCTTCACCGGCGACCTCTGGGCCGTCGTCGCGCTCGTGGTCGTCGCGGGCTTCTCGGTCCAGTTGACGATGGGGCTGCTGTACACCTACGTCTCGGAGATCGTGCCCGCGTCGGTCCGGACGACGGCCGTCTCGATGCTGACGAGCGTCGGCCTGTTCGGCGCGTTCGTCGCGCCCATCGCGGCCGGCGCGGTCATCGACCGATTCGGCTACCGGGCCGCCTTTCTGGTCGGCGGAGCGGTCGCGCTCGTCGGGGTGGCGCTGGCCCGGCGTGCACCCGAAGTTCGGTAA
- a CDS encoding HAD family hydrolase, which produces MTYDTVVFDNDGVLVGRTSFDVLLEATRETFAEFDVTDPDPDHVENMTVGATPAMVDEVCGAYDLEPDTFWRRLDATASRIQQEEARAGRKTFYDDVDTLADLDATMGIVSSNQQETVDFLLDHFDVSHMFGTAYGREATIESLDRRKPNPHYLDRALADLDAESALFVGDNESDVRAAENAGIDSAFIRRPHRENWDLNCWPTWDIDCLDDLHDICSA; this is translated from the coding sequence ATGACCTACGATACCGTCGTCTTCGACAACGACGGTGTCCTCGTCGGCCGCACGAGCTTCGACGTCCTCCTGGAGGCGACCCGGGAGACGTTCGCGGAGTTCGACGTGACCGACCCGGACCCCGACCACGTTGAGAACATGACCGTGGGAGCGACCCCCGCGATGGTAGACGAAGTCTGCGGCGCGTACGACCTCGAACCCGATACGTTCTGGCGGCGACTCGACGCCACCGCGTCTCGGATCCAACAGGAGGAGGCTCGCGCCGGACGCAAGACCTTCTACGACGACGTCGACACGCTCGCCGACCTCGACGCCACGATGGGCATCGTCAGTTCCAACCAGCAGGAGACGGTCGACTTCCTGCTCGACCACTTCGACGTCTCGCACATGTTCGGGACGGCCTACGGCCGCGAGGCGACCATCGAGAGCCTCGACCGCCGCAAGCCTAACCCCCACTACCTCGACCGGGCGCTCGCCGACCTCGACGCCGAGTCGGCGCTGTTCGTCGGCGACAACGAGTCCGACGTCAGAGCCGCCGAGAACGCCGGCATCGACTCGGCGTTCATCCGGCGTCCCCACCGCGAGAACTGGGACCTGAACTGCTGGCCGACCTGGGACATCGACTGTCTGGACGACCTCCACGACATCTGTAGCGCCTGA